The following are from one region of the Flavobacteriaceae bacterium UJ101 genome:
- the recD gene encoding exodeoxyribonuclease V (KEGG: lmu:LBLM1_11185 exodeoxyribonuclease V alpha subunit) has protein sequence MTIDAIKSELLSQFNFDPTKEQYDFFERFSKFMVQLEQEVFILKGYAGTGKTSLTKAIVKTLRNTKYNVILLAPTGRAAKVLGNYSGKKAFTIHSHIYHVRNGKNGTEFILKKNKLKNTLFIIDEASMITNQAMNSKGMSGGVLMDDLFQYVFQLNSKNKILFIGDVAQLPPVHLEISPALDQNYLNFNYCKEVQEFKLTEVVRQEEDSTIVKNATRIREFISERIYDLQLNVSDNDFERFTDRYDVEAALAENLTQNLDETLIVVRSNKRANLYNEQIRQRILLRDGVLEKGDKLMVLKNNYFWLDETSKPGFIANGEVIEIKKVRKIIELYGFQFAEVKISLPDYPEEPDFNTVLLLDTIHAETSGLTYEQSNQLYEKVIEDYEDEPTKYKRFKKVKENPYFNALQVKYAYAVTCHKAQGGQWDHVFVEQPYTEQIDENYLRWIYTAFTRAKKKIYLLGFKEEYFV, from the coding sequence ATGACTATAGATGCTATCAAATCAGAGCTGTTATCTCAGTTTAATTTTGATCCGACAAAGGAACAATATGATTTTTTTGAAAGATTTTCAAAATTTATGGTTCAATTGGAACAAGAAGTATTTATTTTAAAAGGATATGCAGGAACAGGGAAAACAAGTTTAACAAAAGCTATTGTAAAGACATTACGAAATACAAAATATAATGTGATATTACTTGCTCCAACGGGTCGAGCAGCTAAAGTTTTAGGGAATTATTCTGGAAAGAAAGCGTTCACAATTCACAGCCATATTTATCATGTTAGAAATGGTAAAAATGGTACTGAGTTTATTTTGAAAAAAAATAAATTGAAAAATACTCTTTTTATTATAGATGAAGCCTCTATGATTACCAATCAAGCAATGAATTCAAAAGGAATGTCAGGAGGTGTTTTAATGGATGATTTGTTTCAATATGTTTTTCAATTAAATTCAAAAAATAAAATTCTTTTTATAGGTGATGTAGCTCAGTTGCCTCCTGTTCATTTAGAAATTAGTCCTGCTTTAGATCAGAATTACCTAAACTTCAACTATTGTAAAGAAGTTCAGGAATTCAAATTAACAGAAGTCGTTCGACAAGAAGAAGATTCTACAATTGTAAAGAATGCAACCCGAATTCGAGAGTTTATATCAGAACGAATTTATGATTTACAATTGAATGTTTCAGATAATGATTTTGAACGCTTTACAGATCGTTATGATGTCGAAGCTGCTTTAGCTGAAAATTTGACCCAAAATTTAGATGAAACACTCATTGTTGTAAGATCTAATAAAAGAGCAAACTTATATAATGAACAAATACGTCAACGAATTTTGTTACGTGATGGAGTTTTAGAAAAAGGAGATAAACTGATGGTTTTGAAAAATAATTATTTCTGGTTGGATGAAACCTCTAAACCTGGGTTTATAGCAAATGGTGAAGTGATTGAAATTAAGAAGGTTAGAAAAATAATAGAATTATATGGTTTTCAATTTGCTGAAGTGAAAATTTCATTACCCGATTATCCAGAAGAGCCTGATTTTAATACTGTGTTATTATTGGACACTATTCATGCGGAAACTTCTGGTTTAACATATGAACAAAGTAATCAATTATATGAAAAGGTGATAGAAGATTATGAAGATGAACCTACTAAATATAAAAGATTTAAAAAAGTAAAAGAGAACCCTTATTTTAATGCTTTACAAGTGAAATATGCTTATGCAGTAACTTGTCATAAAGCCCAAGGAGGGCAATGGGATCATGTTTTTGTTGAACAGCCTTATACAGAACAAATAGATGAAAATTATTTAAGATGGATTTACACAGCATTTACAAGAGCTAAAAAGAAAATTTACTTATTAGGTTTTAAAGAAGAATACTTTGTATAG